AGCAGGTACCAGCCCCAGGTAGCCGAGCACCACGAAGCTCACTACAAAGATCGCCAGCGCAATACGACTCATCCAGCCCTTGTAGCGCATGGAGCGTACCGGGCTCTTGTCCAGCCAGGGCAGAACAAACAGGATTGCAATCGCGCCGCCCATGACCACGACACCCCAGAATTTGGCAGGGAGGCCGAACAGATCGACAGTAACCGCACGAAGCATCGCGTAGAACGGCGTGAAATACCAGACCGGGGCAATGTGCTCAGGCGTCTTCAGAGGGTTCGCAGGCTCAAAGTTGGGCTTCTCGATGAACAGCCCGCCACCTTCCGGGAAGAAGAACACTACGATAAAGAAGATGAAGAAGAACACGCCCACACCCAGCAGGTCGTGAACCGTGTAGTACGGATGAAACGGGATACCGTCTTTGGGTATGCCATTCTCGTCCTTGTTCTTCTTGATATCGATACCGTCAGGGTTGTTCGAACCCACTTCGTGCAGAGCCAGGATATGCAGAACCACCAGACCAAGCAGAACGATGGGCAGGGCCACCACGTGCAGGGCGAAGAAGCGGTTCAGCGTAATACCCGAGATCAGATAGTCACCACGAATCCAGAGCGACAGATCTTCCCCGATAACCGGAATGGCACCGAACAGGTTAACGATAACCTGGGCACCCCAGTAGGACATCTGGCCCCAGGGCAGCAGGTAACCCATGAAGGCCTCAGCCATGAGGATCAGGTAAATCAACATGCCGAAGATCCAGATCAGCTCACGGGGCTTCTGATAGGAGCCGTACATCAGGCCGCGGAACATGTGGAGATAGACCACGATGAAGAAAGCAGATGCGCCCGTGGAGTGCAGATAACGGAGCAACCAACCCCACTGAACGTCACGCATGATGTACTCCACGGAGGCGA
The sequence above is drawn from the Marinobacter gudaonensis genome and encodes:
- a CDS encoding cytochrome b, giving the protein MNKFINWVDERLPVVDAWNKHVGKYYAPKNFNMWYFFGSLAMLVLVNQLVTGIWLTMSYNPTAEGAFASVEYIMRDVQWGWLLRYLHSTGASAFFIVVYLHMFRGLMYGSYQKPRELIWIFGMLIYLILMAEAFMGYLLPWGQMSYWGAQVIVNLFGAIPVIGEDLSLWIRGDYLISGITLNRFFALHVVALPIVLLGLVVLHILALHEVGSNNPDGIDIKKNKDENGIPKDGIPFHPYYTVHDLLGVGVFFFIFFIVVFFFPEGGGLFIEKPNFEPANPLKTPEHIAPVWYFTPFYAMLRAVTVDLFGLPAKFWGVVVMGGAIAILFVLPWLDKSPVRSMRYKGWMSRIALAIFVVSFVVLGYLGLVPATAGRTAVAQILTVLYFLYFILMPFYTRMEKTKPVPERVTG